The DNA region CGCAGATCCCGGCCTGTGCGAGCAGCGGGCTCAGGCCCGCCCAGTCGGAGTAGGCCGAGGAGTCGGTGCCGTGCGCGAGGACCACCGGGCGGGGGTGTTCGGCGGTCGGCTTGCAGCCGAAGTCGTTGGCGCCCTGGGGCGCCGCGCCCGGATGATCCTTCAAATATTTGGCCGCCGCCAGGTGCCCGGGCTGCGGCGGACCCTGCTGGTCCGGAATGTGCAGGACCGGCGCGGCCGCGGGTGCGGCCTGCGCGTAGGTCCCCGTCGGTGTGGCGGCCGTACCGAGCACGGCGGCCGCCAGCGCCACTACCCCCACCGGCGCGACGCGGCGCAGCAAAGCTCCGCGTGTCCGGTTCCTCTGTTGTCCCATGTCACAAGATCGCATGGGGCGCTTTTGTCCCATGTCACGATCTTGACCGGTTTCGGTCCGAAAGTCCCGGCGGTTTCCGGTGATTCGGAGCCGTCACTTTTCGGTGTGGTCGTCCTCGGCCAGGATCCGGTACAGCGAGCGGCGGGCCTCGGTGAGCACCTCGGCCGCCTTGGCCGCCTGATCGGCGGTGCCGACGGAAGCCACCTGGGCCACCGCACCCAGCAACTGGCCGACCAGTCCACGCAGATCCAGGGCCTGATCGCCGACGTTGTCCTTCACGTCCTGCCAGGGATCACCCAGGTCGGCGCGGTTGGCCTCGACGAACTCGACACCGGATTCGGTGAGCTTGGCCGTCTTCCGACCCGACACCTTCTCGATGAGGACCAGGCCCTCGTCCTCGAGCTGCGCCAGGGCGGGGTAGATGGACCCCGGGCTGGGACGCCAGACATCCTCGCTGCGTTCGCGAATCTGCTGGATCAGCTCGTAGCCGTGCATGGGCCGCTCCTGCAGCAGCAGGAGGATGGCGGCGCGGACGTCACCGCGCCGGCCACGCCCGCCGCGGCCGCGACCGCGACCGAAGTGCGGGCCGGGCCCGAAGCCGGGACCGAAGTCCGGGCCGAATCCACGACCGTGGCCGTGGCGGTGCGGGCCGAATTCACCGCGCGGGCCGCGGGGCCCGCCTCTGCGCATCCGCGGATGTTCGGGGCCCTGCTGCTCGTCGCCGCGTCGCCGCCAGGGGCCGCGGCCCCGTTCGATGTGGTCCATGTGTTCCATGGTCGTGCCTCCTTCAAGGCTCGTCGTTCTACTTGCTGCTATCGACGATATATCGTCAATCTATCCACAACAAGGTGAACTGGCACACAAACCGTCTGGTTTGGACTTTAGGGAGTCAGGAGCCCGTGCGCACGGACCGCGTCCCACAGCGCGGTCGCGCGATCCTCGGTCGGCAATGGATCGACCAGGGCGAATGTGCAGCCCAGGGCCTTCGCGCCGCCATCGGCCTCGAGGCTGTCGCCGACCATGAGCGCACGATCGGGCGTGACGCCCAGGCCGTCCAGGGCGGCTTCGAAGAGACGCGTGTCCGGCTTCATCGCGCCGACTTCGTACGACAAGGCGAATTCACCGATATATCGATGCCATCCGCGATCAGCGAAGGCCGGGCGGATGTCGAAGGCGATATTGCTGACCACACCCACTCGCACCCCGGACTCGTGCAGCGCGCGCAGCACCCCACCGGTGTCCGGATAGGGCGTCCATTCGCTCGCGTCGCGCATGAGTCCGTAGAGCCGTGCCGCCTGGTCCGCGGGGACACCGGACTGCTCGAGCACGTCGAGGTAGGCCCTGCGGTGCAGGGCTGGGTCGAGATCGCGGTTCTCCCAAGCGTATTGGCCCTCGGCGTCGAATTCGACGAATTGGCCGACCGGGGCGGTCATGCGACGCATGATCTCGGCGATCTCGTGGGTGTCGAGCAGGCGACCGTTCGCGTCGGTCAGGCACGCATCGTTGAATGCCGCGTCGTCGAACCGGAAGAGCGTGCCGGAGAAGTCGAACAGCACCGCGTCGATCGCCATGTCGTCACCCTACACAGCGAATGTGCAGCAAACCGTCAAGCGCGGACACCCCTCCACTTGTCTGAGGAGTTTGTTAGGCTGCAGACATGACGGAACCGGTGCTGAATGTCGACGACGTGACGGTGGTGCGGAGCGGAAACCCCATCCTGCAAGGGGTTTCGCTCACCGTCCGGGCCGGTGAGCACTGGGCGCTGCTCGGCCCGAACGGCGCGGGCAAGACCACGCTGCTGCGGATGCTCGGCGCATTCGAGCATCCGACCCGGGGAACTGTGGAAGTGCTCGGGCGGCGACTGGGCCGCGTCGACATGCGCGCATTGCGGGCGGGGATCGGCCATGTCGACCCGCGCCACGTCCCCAGCGGCGACCTCACGGTCCGCGAAGTCGTGCTCACCGGCGCGACAAACACCGCGGCCCTGATCCCCCGCCGGCAGCCCTCCCCCGCCGAGCTGGCCGAGGCGGACCGCCTGATCGATCTGCTGGGCCTGTCCCACCGCCGCGACGCCGACTGGCAGATCCTGTCCCAGGGGCAGCGCGGCCGCACCCTCATCGCCCGCGCCCTGATGCCCAGCCCGCGCCTGCTGCTGCTCGACGAACCGGCGACCGGCCTGGATCTGGCCGGGCGAGAACAACTTCTGGAGCGCGTGGACCTGCTCCAGCGCAGCCACCCCGAGCTGGCGTCGGTCCTGGTCACCCATCATCTGGAGGAGCTGCCGCCCGGCACCACCCACGCCATGCTGCTGAGCAACGGTCGCACCGTCGCGGCCGGGCCGGTCGAAAGCGTGCTCACCACCGACCACATCAGCGCTTGCTTCGATCATCCCGTGCGCATCCTGCGCGACGAGGGGCGGTGGAGCGTGCGGCCCGCCCAATCCCAGCCCGCCTGAATCGAATCCGGTGCGTGCGGCGACGCCGCGTGATTCTTCCGGCGGCCCGGCACGCGTCGCACGCCCCCGAACCGGTTGGCGTGCTCGACCCCGGCTACGTCGCCGGAACCAGTGAGTCGATCCACCGTTCCAGGCGCGCGCCCTCGGCCGCCATCATCGCCGGATCACGGAAGGTGTTGGTGAGCAGGGAGATTCCCTGATACGCCGCCAGCAGCGCGACGGCGAGTTCGCGGGAGTCGGCGCGACCCAGGGCGGCGAACTGCGCTTCGATCCAGTCGAGCAGTCCGCGCATGACATCGGCGAGTTCGCGGTCGAGGCCGTCGGCGCGCTTGTCGAGCTCGGTGGCGAGAGTGCCCGAGGGGCAACCGAATCGGGCGGCCAGCTCGCGCTGCTCAACCCAGCCGCGCACCAGCGCCTTCAATCGCTCGGCGGGCGCGTCGAATTGCTCCAGCGCGGTGATGATCTCCCGCGCGGTCCGCGCGTGGGCGCCGATCGCGGCCTGGACCAGCTGATCCTTGGTCTTGAAGTAGTAGTACACATTGCCGACCGGCACCTGCGCGGCGCGCGCGATGTCGGCGATGGTCGTCTTCTCCACGCCCTGTTCGTGGAAGACCTTGGCGGCGGCATCGGAGAGCCGCTCCCGCTTCCCCGTCGGCCGGACCACTGAGTCAGTCATACGACTAACTATAGACAACGCCCGGTCATGTGGCCTATGTTCGATTTAGTCAGCCAACTAACTCAGGAGTGAGACAGATGATCGCAGTGACCGGAGCAACCGGAAATGTCGGCAGCGCCCTCGTGCGGGAGCTCGCCGCAGCCGGCGAGAAAGTGGTCGCGGTGTCCCGGGGCGAGAAGCCGATCGACCTGCCCGAGGGTGCGGAGCACCGCCGGGCCGACATCGGAGATCTCGACAGCCTCGCCGAGGCGGTAGCAGGCGCGCGGGCATTGTTCCTGCTCATCACCGGACCGCAGTTGGTCGAGGGACCCGCACCCGCCGAGGTGCTGAAAGCCGTTGCGGCAGCCGGTGTCCAGCGTGTGGTGTTCCTGTCCTCGCAGGGCGCGGTGACCCGGCCCGGCAGCGACGGGTACGCGCGCAGCATCGCATTCGAGCAGGCGCTCGCCGCCTCCGATCTGGAGTGGACGGTGCTGCGGCCCGGCGGCTTCTTCAGCAACACCTTCGCCTGGATCGAGCCGGTCCGGGCCCAGCGGATGATTCCCGCGCCGTTCGGGAACGTCGGTCTGCCGCAGGTGGATCCGGGCGATATCGCGGCCATGGCGGCGACCGCACTCCGGGAGGACGGCCACCACGGGCAGATCTACACGGTCACCGGGCCGGAACTGGTCACTCCGCGCCGGCAAGCGGACGCCCTGGCGGACGCGCTCGGGGAATCGCTGCAGTTCGTAGAGCTCACCCGGGAACAGGCACGGGAGAACATGCTGCGCTTCATGCCCGCATCGGTCGCCGATCACACGCTCGACATCATCGGCGAGCCGACGCCGGAGGAACAGCTCGTCAGCGGCGACGTCGAAAAGGTCCTGGGGCGGCCCGCGACCTCGTACGCGGAATGGGCGGCCCGGGTCGCCCCCGCGTTCCGCTGACTTCGCCATTGATTATTTCGTACGCAGCCACTTATCGTATACAGATGCATACGAAATCATTCTCCGACGGCACCGTGCTCATGCCCTGGAATCCCGGCCCGAACGATCAGCGTCCGGGCCCGGTATTCGTCAGCGTGACCGACTTTCTCGCGGGCTCCGAGGCCGAGGCACGCGACATCTATACGGCCGGGCTGGAATTGGGCAGGACCTGGCCGGTCATGCAGGGTGCGGTCGGGCTGTGGCTGTGGGGGCGGCCGGCCGAGTTCCGGGGCGGCTCGATCTCGGTGTGGGAGTCCGAACGGGATATGCGCCGCTTCGTGCGCTGGCCCGTCCACACCGAGATCATGCGGGCCTGGCGTGGCCGCGTCGGAATCGGACTGG from Nocardia tengchongensis includes:
- a CDS encoding SDR family oxidoreductase; amino-acid sequence: MIAVTGATGNVGSALVRELAAAGEKVVAVSRGEKPIDLPEGAEHRRADIGDLDSLAEAVAGARALFLLITGPQLVEGPAPAEVLKAVAAAGVQRVVFLSSQGAVTRPGSDGYARSIAFEQALAASDLEWTVLRPGGFFSNTFAWIEPVRAQRMIPAPFGNVGLPQVDPGDIAAMAATALREDGHHGQIYTVTGPELVTPRRQADALADALGESLQFVELTREQARENMLRFMPASVADHTLDIIGEPTPEEQLVSGDVEKVLGRPATSYAEWAARVAPAFR
- a CDS encoding PadR family transcriptional regulator codes for the protein MEHMDHIERGRGPWRRRGDEQQGPEHPRMRRGGPRGPRGEFGPHRHGHGRGFGPDFGPGFGPGPHFGRGRGRGGRGRRGDVRAAILLLLQERPMHGYELIQQIRERSEDVWRPSPGSIYPALAQLEDEGLVLIEKVSGRKTAKLTESGVEFVEANRADLGDPWQDVKDNVGDQALDLRGLVGQLLGAVAQVASVGTADQAAKAAEVLTEARRSLYRILAEDDHTEK
- a CDS encoding HAD family hydrolase: MAIDAVLFDFSGTLFRFDDAAFNDACLTDANGRLLDTHEIAEIMRRMTAPVGQFVEFDAEGQYAWENRDLDPALHRRAYLDVLEQSGVPADQAARLYGLMRDASEWTPYPDTGGVLRALHESGVRVGVVSNIAFDIRPAFADRGWHRYIGEFALSYEVGAMKPDTRLFEAALDGLGVTPDRALMVGDSLEADGGAKALGCTFALVDPLPTEDRATALWDAVRAHGLLTP
- a CDS encoding ABC transporter ATP-binding protein, whose product is MTEPVLNVDDVTVVRSGNPILQGVSLTVRAGEHWALLGPNGAGKTTLLRMLGAFEHPTRGTVEVLGRRLGRVDMRALRAGIGHVDPRHVPSGDLTVREVVLTGATNTAALIPRRQPSPAELAEADRLIDLLGLSHRRDADWQILSQGQRGRTLIARALMPSPRLLLLDEPATGLDLAGREQLLERVDLLQRSHPELASVLVTHHLEELPPGTTHAMLLSNGRTVAAGPVESVLTTDHISACFDHPVRILRDEGRWSVRPAQSQPA
- a CDS encoding TetR/AcrR family transcriptional regulator — protein: MTDSVVRPTGKRERLSDAAAKVFHEQGVEKTTIADIARAAQVPVGNVYYYFKTKDQLVQAAIGAHARTAREIITALEQFDAPAERLKALVRGWVEQRELAARFGCPSGTLATELDKRADGLDRELADVMRGLLDWIEAQFAALGRADSRELAVALLAAYQGISLLTNTFRDPAMMAAEGARLERWIDSLVPAT